In the genome of Pigmentiphaga litoralis, one region contains:
- a CDS encoding glutamine amidotransferase, protein MSQATRRPIVIIQTGLPPDAIQTRHGGFAQMIRDAAGLSDAEVRVVAVHEGETLEAPGQYCAALITGSPAMVTDGADWSERTAAWIRDAVDAKLPILGICYGHQLIAHALGGTVGYHPLGREVGTQPVELLAAAQNDPIVGHLPPTFFAHLIHQQSVLQLPPGAQVLARSSHDPHQIVRYADHVLSTQYHPEFCTGVMTTYLNHYEPKLGAEGFDVPTLRAELQPTPHAQQMLQGFVQRYAMAA, encoded by the coding sequence ATGTCCCAGGCAACACGCCGTCCCATCGTCATCATCCAGACCGGGCTGCCGCCCGATGCCATCCAAACGCGCCACGGCGGATTTGCCCAGATGATTCGGGACGCCGCCGGCCTGTCCGATGCCGAAGTGCGCGTTGTCGCCGTGCACGAAGGCGAAACCCTGGAAGCCCCCGGCCAGTACTGTGCCGCGTTAATCACAGGCTCACCCGCCATGGTCACCGACGGCGCCGACTGGAGCGAACGGACGGCAGCCTGGATCCGCGACGCGGTGGACGCCAAGCTTCCCATTCTCGGCATCTGCTACGGCCACCAATTGATCGCCCACGCACTGGGCGGCACGGTGGGCTACCACCCCCTGGGCCGCGAAGTCGGCACCCAGCCCGTGGAACTGTTGGCCGCGGCGCAGAACGACCCGATCGTGGGCCACCTGCCGCCCACCTTCTTTGCCCACCTCATCCACCAGCAAAGCGTCCTGCAACTGCCGCCCGGCGCGCAAGTGCTCGCACGCTCGTCGCATGATCCGCATCAGATCGTGCGCTATGCCGACCACGTGCTCTCCACGCAATACCACCCGGAATTCTGCACCGGGGTGATGACCACCTATCTGAACCACTACGAGCCCAAGCTGGGCGCGGAAGGGTTCGACGTGCCGACCCTGCGGGCCGAGCTGCAGCCCACGCCGCACGCGCAGCAGATGCTGCAGGGGTTCGTGCAGCGGTACGCGATGGCGGCGTAA
- a CDS encoding argininosuccinate synthase, with protein sequence MSEVNKVVLAYSGGLDTSVILKWLQDTYNCEIVTFTADIGQGEEVEPARAKAIKFGIKPENIFIDDLREEFVRDFVYPMFRANTVYEGEYLLGTSIARPLIAKRQIEIARQVGADTVSHGATGKGNDQVRFELGYYALEPGIKVIAPWREWDLLSREKLLAYAEAAGIAIDMKHKQGGAPYSMDANLLHISYEGRHLEDPKAEAEAAMWRWTVSPEEAPDEAEYLDIEYEGGDIVGLNGKRMTPAEVLTALNEIGGKHGIGRLDLVENRYVGMKSRGCYETPGGTIMLRAHRAIESITLDREVAHLKDDLMPRYASLIYNGYWWSPERKALQILIDHTQAAVNGWVRVKLYKGNVYTVARDSKNTLFDQTIATFDDDGGAYNQADAGGFIKLNALRMRIAENARRQRG encoded by the coding sequence ATGAGCGAAGTAAATAAGGTCGTCCTCGCCTATTCTGGCGGCCTCGACACCTCTGTCATCCTCAAGTGGCTGCAGGATACCTACAACTGCGAAATCGTCACCTTCACCGCCGACATCGGCCAGGGTGAAGAAGTCGAGCCTGCACGCGCCAAAGCCATCAAATTCGGCATCAAGCCCGAGAACATCTTCATCGACGACCTGCGTGAAGAGTTCGTGCGCGACTTCGTGTACCCCATGTTCCGCGCCAATACCGTCTACGAAGGCGAGTACCTGCTGGGTACGTCGATCGCTCGGCCGCTGATCGCGAAGCGCCAGATCGAAATCGCCCGCCAGGTCGGCGCCGATACGGTCTCGCACGGCGCGACCGGCAAGGGCAACGACCAGGTGCGTTTCGAACTGGGCTACTACGCGCTGGAACCGGGCATCAAGGTGATCGCCCCCTGGCGCGAATGGGACCTGCTGTCGCGTGAAAAGCTGCTGGCGTACGCCGAAGCGGCCGGCATCGCGATCGACATGAAGCACAAGCAAGGCGGCGCGCCCTACTCCATGGACGCCAACCTGCTGCACATCAGCTACGAAGGCCGTCACCTGGAAGACCCCAAGGCAGAAGCCGAAGCGGCCATGTGGCGCTGGACGGTGTCGCCTGAAGAGGCGCCCGACGAAGCCGAATACCTGGATATCGAATATGAAGGCGGCGACATCGTCGGCCTGAACGGCAAGCGCATGACGCCTGCCGAAGTGCTGACCGCGCTGAACGAGATCGGCGGCAAGCACGGCATCGGCCGTCTGGACCTGGTCGAAAACCGCTACGTCGGCATGAAGTCGCGTGGCTGCTACGAAACTCCCGGGGGCACCATCATGCTCCGCGCCCACCGTGCCATCGAATCGATCACGCTGGACCGCGAAGTCGCCCACCTGAAAGACGACCTGATGCCCCGCTACGCCAGCCTGATTTACAACGGCTACTGGTGGAGCCCCGAGCGCAAGGCGCTGCAGATCCTGATCGACCACACGCAAGCGGCCGTGAATGGCTGGGTGCGGGTCAAGCTGTACAAGGGCAACGTGTACACAGTCGCGCGCGACTCGAAGAACACGCTGTTCGATCAGACCATCGCCACCTTTGACGATGACGGCGGCGCCTACAACCAGGCCGACGCCGGCGGCTTCATCAAGTTGAACGCGCTGCGCATGCGCATTGCCGAAAACGCCCGCCGCCAGCGGGGCTGA
- the argF gene encoding ornithine carbamoyltransferase, which yields MTVPTQQSSSAALKASATSAVPANIGLTAQGKNTAPIRHFLEFTDFDRSDIDYLFARAALIKRKFKNYEPHLTLHDRTLAMVFEKASTRTRVSFEAGMYQLGGSVIHLTTGDSQLGRSEPVEDSAQVISRMVDIVMIRTYEQTKIERFAEFSRVPVINGLTNEFHPCQILADIFTYIEHSGPIQGKTVAWIGDSNNMCNTWLQAAELLDFNLNVSTPPGYEVEPERAGLITTERLKQFTDPMDACKGAHLVTTDVWTSMGFEAENEERREAFADWCVDTDMMNVADPDAIFMHCLPAHRGEEVTAEVIDGPQSVVWDEAENRLHVQKALMEFLLLGRLD from the coding sequence ATGACCGTACCTACCCAGCAGTCCAGTTCCGCAGCACTGAAAGCATCCGCAACTTCCGCAGTACCGGCCAACATCGGCCTGACTGCCCAGGGCAAGAACACCGCGCCCATCCGTCACTTCCTTGAATTTACCGACTTCGATCGCAGCGACATCGACTATCTGTTCGCTCGCGCCGCGCTCATCAAGCGCAAGTTCAAGAACTACGAACCACACCTGACCCTGCACGACCGCACCCTGGCCATGGTGTTCGAAAAGGCCAGCACGCGTACCCGGGTGTCGTTCGAAGCCGGCATGTACCAGCTTGGCGGCTCGGTCATCCACCTGACCACCGGCGATTCGCAGCTGGGCCGCTCCGAACCGGTCGAAGACTCGGCGCAGGTCATCTCGCGCATGGTCGACATCGTCATGATCCGCACCTATGAGCAAACCAAGATCGAACGGTTTGCCGAGTTTTCGCGCGTGCCGGTCATCAATGGCCTGACCAACGAATTCCATCCGTGCCAGATCCTGGCCGACATCTTCACCTACATCGAGCATTCCGGCCCGATCCAGGGCAAGACGGTCGCGTGGATCGGCGATTCGAACAATATGTGCAATACGTGGCTGCAGGCCGCCGAACTGCTCGACTTCAACCTGAACGTGTCCACCCCGCCGGGCTACGAAGTCGAACCCGAACGCGCCGGCTTGATCACGACCGAACGGCTCAAGCAATTCACCGATCCCATGGACGCCTGCAAGGGTGCACACCTGGTCACGACTGACGTCTGGACCAGCATGGGGTTCGAAGCCGAAAATGAAGAACGGCGCGAAGCCTTCGCCGACTGGTGCGTCGATACCGACATGATGAATGTGGCCGATCCCGACGCCATTTTCATGCATTGCCTGCCGGCGCATCGCGGCGAAGAAGTCACTGCCGAAGTGATCGACGGCCCGCAAAGCGTCGTCTGGGACGAGGCCGAAAACCGCCTCCACGTCCAGAAGGCGCTGATGGAATTCCTGCTGCTGGGCCGCCTCGACTGA
- a CDS encoding DUF3579 domain-containing protein: protein MAESVRRFIIQGKTSSGSTFRPSDWAERLAGVMSAFRPPGSVANHLTYSPYVVPTHIEGVKCVVVDPRLRDLEPLAWQFVIDFARDNDLTTVEACVDKPQVK, encoded by the coding sequence ATGGCTGAAAGCGTTAGGCGTTTCATTATCCAAGGCAAGACTTCCAGCGGCAGCACGTTCCGTCCAAGCGACTGGGCCGAGCGTCTGGCGGGCGTCATGTCGGCATTCCGGCCGCCTGGCAGCGTCGCCAATCACCTGACGTACTCCCCGTACGTTGTGCCGACGCACATCGAAGGCGTGAAATGCGTGGTGGTCGATCCGCGCCTGCGTGACTTGGAACCGCTGGCCTGGCAGTTCGTGATCGACTTTGCGCGCGACAACGACCTGACGACCGTGGAAGCCTGCGTGGACAAGCCGCAGGTGAAGTGA